The sequence below is a genomic window from Sander lucioperca isolate FBNREF2018 chromosome 10, SLUC_FBN_1.2, whole genome shotgun sequence.
TTCATAGGCTCTGGCTCCCCAAAGGCCTCTCAGTCGGTATGGCTAAAGAGTGGATCGACAGGCGTCGAGTGTCCATTCGACCATGGGCCAGCTTCGTGGACCAACGCAAGTTTTCAAAACCCCGCAACTTTGGAGAGTTGTGTCAGAGGGTGGTGAAAAACGTGGAAACTTTTAACAGCAACTATACCTTCATCTTCCTGGGTCTAATCCTCTACTGCATGTAAGGCAAATAAAGAGGAAAtcattttgtgttgttttgtcaGTGGGAATGTTCTTACTTACAGTCTGTACCCAGTACAGACATCATGGACTTTCTTAGAGGGTTTTGGCCACTGGGTAtattagaaaagaaaaatggaacAATCTGCGTGAGAGTTGATTGAAaagtaaaatacaatattttaagctttaaactaaactaaatctaCAAATGCTGCTATAAGTAACGCCAACTTAATTGGACTGTTAATGTTTCTTCTCCTCAGTATCAGCTCTCCCATGCTGCTGATTGCCTTGGCTGTGTTCGCTGGTGCCTTCTACATAATTCACCTCAAGTCCTTGGAGTCCAAACTGGTTGTCCTTGGTGAGTAAAGCTGTCAGGCATGCCTTGAGTTGCAATCCATTAATTGTGTACCTGCGAAATATAGTGAATTCTTGAAATCACCATGCACACTGGAACCATATTCCCATATGAACTTTTGTGTTTGTACGTGTCTGCTAAGATAAGTCAAGCCTCtccagataaaataaaatatttttttattgatttgtttAGAAAATATGtgcttaatttattttttttagaaacttgtttttgtttcaatgaAAATTAAATGGTTGCATGATATTTCTCTGTGATTTAGACAGGTAAAGAAAGAAGTTAACTTATTTAAGAATAGAATAAATGCGTATCTGCGGCTGGTAtaagaaaatcaaatatatcTTTGagctttttatatttattaccACTCAAGCCTGCAAGAGGTAGCACAAAATATTTGTAATCAATGGCATCATTTTTTTTGGTCATCTTCTTGTCAACCAGGCAAGGAGCTGACTGTCCCTCACCAGATGAGTCTGGCCGGAGCCGTTTCTCTACCTGTGTTCTGGTTggctggagctggagctgcaGTCTTTTGGGTTCTGGGTAAGCCAAaccacattattatttttttgggcatgcAGGAATTACTTGGAAATATTTGTTGCAAACTGTAACTCCTATGTGTTTTTTGTGATATTATTTCCATAGTAAATCATATTATTACATTCAATGAAAgtctctgtgtgagagtgtcagCTGCATTCCCTTAATGTATTCGTAAATGCATTTAGACCGTCTTTGTCTAAGAAAAACCTTCGTACTCATTGTTTTTCCCATTACATTCCCTTTCCCTTCTCCATTTGTCACGTCTCCTCTCAGGAGCGACGCTGTTTGTGATTGGCTCTCATGCTGCGTTCCGTGAGCTGGAGGGATCCGACTTTGAAGAGCTCCTAATGGAGCCTGTGTGAAAAGCAGGCTGAACCATCAGCAGGTGCTGGTCGACGATCAGTCATCACTTTGACCCTGTAATCACGTTAGCCCAGGGGGGTTGAGGAAGAGCTGCTCCTGGATCTGTTCCTTAGCTATCTGTGCATCCCGTATTCCCTGTATTAGAATGCACCTTGTCTTGCCTCTAAAGTAGTTGTTACAGATTATATTGCCTTTTATTCAAACTCATTCATACACATAACTTGCTATATGCACAAATAATAATTTCTTAATAAGTATTTAAGCACATACAAATGTTATGCCTTTCCCTGCATATGTTATACTTTGAATGCCTCTGGTTTGGGTCAAACAGCCTCTCGCTCCCTGCAATGTCAGTTACAcagtgacatactgtatgtttttatgaATCTCTTATATTCTTTATCTGCGATGTAGATATCTTTAGAAATAGCTTCTGTGTCTACACCATCTGACAAGATTGCTGCTTTCTTATGTAACGATAATGTATACAATAAATTCAATGTTTGCAATTCTAaactaatacaaaaaaaaatctattttccaaaggaaaagtgccatttaaagctttaaaaatcTCGTATAATGATCAATACTAAATGTTTTATTCAACagaatacaaaaacacatttggtaTCTCAGATAGGGTACTTCACATAGGTTGATGAGAAGACATCTTAAAAGGTCAGTACATAGTAATGGCGTTTGGTATTAGGGATATTATGGTACTTTGGTGACTGTCTTTGTGCATATTTATCAGCTCTACTTACAACATTCAGATGTAAAGGTCATTCTTTAAACCTgaattatttcttatttttttaaattcattattcttttgtttacattttgagcTGGGTGTTTTTGtattgaaattacatttttggaagTGCAATAAACCTCTGATGTAAAGATTGATATGCAGTTCTTTGTTATTTTGCCTTTTAATTAGTTTGTTGTATTTGGGCAAAACTACAGTTGTCTCCTGTTTGTGCATCCATGGCAGGAGTTGTAGTGAACTCAGTGGCGTGtacattttgtcattattctgGTTGGATCTGAATACACAGTGGAATAGGACAGTTCCAACCCTTGTGGCTCCTCTTCTCTATCTCTAGCACACCAAACACTACAGCGCTCACCAACCCCCTCCTGCCCCCCCATATGGTCCCCCCTCTTGTCCCCCTTTTCATGTGACCCCTGTGACCTGTGCTCAGCAAGAGGACTCCATACTCAGGTTGCCATGGCAATGACCTTGGAGGGCCcccagtcagacacacactcgtCCACAGACACACTCGCTTACACACTGCGGCAAAGGCGAGCGATCGATATTCTATTATACGGAGGGTGGCgtgggggggagagaggagagttgCACTGCAGTGAGCTCACTGCAGAGACACAGGGGAAATTAGAGAGCGTGAGTGTGTTTGTCAGTGAGAGCGACAGAAAGTGGGTGTGCATgcaagtgtgtatgtatgtatgagcaGGAGACACTGCATTTGTCATTGCACAGTGGTAGAGCAGTGCCagaaagtttttgtttttgtgtcactAAAAGGGACATGTTCTAAATGTTCACAGGATGTGGCAAAGTGACCTCTCAGACCACCCAATCCTTATCTCTCATATTATAGAGCTGTATATTATGTATAATTTATTTGATTTGTGTACTAGGGGGGCAATAAGAGGTTCATTTAAAATAGATGACCCTTGTGGCACAGAGAGGTAGCACAATTACATTCTGTTCCCTTAAGATAAAAATGCACTGCCTTTGCTTTATTTGCAGGAATGTAACCTTTTGGAAATAACTTTATTAATCATAAATGTTGACATTGTTTCCTTTGAAAGACTCTCCTCTTGACTCATCCTGAAGCTCATGAATGTTGATGTCAGACAAGgctcacacattcacagagGTTTGGTGCATTACCCTGGGCTGCTGCCAACTCTTCCTCCTATGGTACTTTAACATTATGCAGTCTGATGGTTGAAGTGGATATAAATTCACAACACTAGGTGGCATCCCATCATCTACTTTTTCATTTCCAAAGTGTTCTACGACTTAAATCAACAAATTTACACCCAAATGATGCTTGACGGAAAAGGGTACATTATTTTCACTGTGTGGCAATACAGTAAGGTCAAAGCTTTTTGGGaggaaattttaaaaaaacaatagaaaaGATTATCTTAAAAGAtgaacacagttttttttattttaggatTCTACCCCAAGGATCACAAGTACACAAAAAGTGAACAAATAATAGATTTGTGTCTTTTGCATACTAAAAAAATCAATTGCATTATTTTGGAAAAAGTCAAGCAGACCGACTGTTACATATTGGGTTCGGCAAATGTTAATAACCTTTCCTCTGGAAAAAATAACATATGTACAGA
It includes:
- the rabac1 gene encoding prenylated Rab acceptor protein 1 translates to MPSGAPTGENCLVDMESKAGDLFSAEDAHPTGTGGAGILAKLWLPKGLSVGMAKEWIDRRRVSIRPWASFVDQRKFSKPRNFGELCQRVVKNVETFNSNYTFIFLGLILYCIISSPMLLIALAVFAGAFYIIHLKSLESKLVVLGKELTVPHQMSLAGAVSLPVFWLAGAGAAVFWVLGATLFVIGSHAAFRELEGSDFEELLMEPV